A single genomic interval of Anopheles darlingi chromosome X, idAnoDarlMG_H_01, whole genome shotgun sequence harbors:
- the LOC125949466 gene encoding AMP deaminase 2 isoform X3 — MSGNHDYNSRKRFAFDIDMEVETETVAKLKTVLGNESPAGHHVQQQQPGQLSASGTVGASGGGGGAGVAGLSGGALSLSQEDIAGVLPNEISAPYEVPQFPIEQIEKKLQLQRQLNAKAMEQDRYSTAPEVHPEHEQLPFDEHDFVAHFQRVSISGEDTSGVPLDDLERASTLLVKALELREKYMRNSHQSFPQTTARFLKSTHSSGITHQERKSIADHPVNPPQSTQSPWVIEMPEDLNHTIRSVSGVFEVFPTDEPTTEPLPYQYPRLPDFVQDMQMMCSMIADGPLKSFCYRRLSYLYSKFQLHVLLNELRELASQKAVPHRDFYNIRKVDTHIHAASCMNQKHLLRFIKKTLKNCADEVVTVTKGTPMTLAQVFQSMNLTTYDLTVDMLDVHADRNTFHRFDKFNAKYNPIGESRLREVFLKTDNYLNGKCFANIIKEVASDFEESKYQNAELRLSIYGKSADEWYKLAKWAIDGDVYSDNIRWLIQVPRLYDIFKTNKLMSSFQQILDNVFKPLFDATNNPNQHPEIHKFLQYVIGFDSVDDESKPENPLFDGDVTPPGQWTDEENPPYAYYIYYMYANMAVLNKFRASRGLNTFVLRPHCGEAGPVQHLVCGYLMAENISHGLLLRKVPVLQYLYYLAQIGIAMSPLSNNSLFLNYDRNPFPEYLARGLVVSLSTDDPLQFHYTKEPLMEEYSIAAQVWKLSSCDMCELARNSVLMSGFPHKMKQHWLGPNYTREGVAGNDITRTNVPDIRVAFRYESLLDELANIFKVNNEQKMQYASQQ; from the exons ATGAGCGGCAACCACGATTACAACTCGCGGAAGCGCTTCGCCTTCGACATCGACATGGAGGTCGAGACCGAAACGGTGGCCAAGCTGAAGACGG tacTGGGCAATGAATCACCGGCCGGTCatcatgtgcagcagcagcaaccgggacAGCTCAGCGCCTCCGGGACGGTGGGtgccagcggtggcggcggtggtgctggtgtcgcAGGGCTCAGCGGTGGTGCGCTGAGCCTCTCGCAGGAGGACATTGCCGGTGTGCTGCCGAACGAGATTTCGGCCCCGTACGAGGTGCCCCAGTTCCCGATCGAGCAGATCGAGAAGAAGCTCCAGCTGCAGCGCCAGCTGAACGCCAA gGCCATGGAGCAGGACCGGTACTCGACGGCACCGGAGGTGCACCCGGAGCACGAGCAGCTACCGTTCGATGAGCACGACTTCGTGGCCCACTTCCAGCGCGTGTCGATCTCGGGCGAGGACACGAGCGGCGTACCGCTGGACGATCTCGAGCGGGCCTCCACCCTGCTGGTGAAGGCGCTCGAGCTGCGCGAGAAGTACATGCGCAACTCGCACCAATCGTTCCCGCAGACCACCGCCCGGTTCCTCAAGTCGACGCACTCGAGCGGTATCACGCACCAGGAGCGCAAATCGATCGCCG ATCATCCAGTGAATCCACCGCAAAGCACCCAGTCACCGTGGGTGATCGAGATGCCGGAGGATCTGAACCACACGATCCGCTCGGTCAGTGGCGTGTTCGAGGTGTTCCCAACGGACGAGCCGACGACCGAACCGCTACCATACCAGTATCCGCGGCTGCCCGACTTCGTGCAGGACATGCAGATGATGTGCTCGATGATTGCGGACGGGCCGCTCAAGTCGTTCTGCTATCGCCGGCTGAGCTACCTCTACTCGAAGTTCCAGCTGCACGTGCTGCTGAACGAGCTGCGCGAGCTGGCCTCGCAGAAGGCGGTCCCGCACCGGGACTTCTACAACATCCGCAAGGTGGACACGCACATCCACGCGGCCAGCTGCATGAACCAGAAGCACCTGCTGCGCTTCATCAAGAAAACGCTGAAGAACTGCGCGGACGAGGTCGTCACCGTGACCAAGGGCACACCGATGACGCTGGCGCAGGTGTTCCAGTCGATGAACCTGACCACGTACGACCTGACGGTCGACATGCTGGATGTGCACGCGGATCGCAACACCTTCCACCGCTTCGACAAGTTCAACGCGAAGTACAATCCGATCGGCGAGTCGCGGCTGCGGGAGGTTTTCCTCAAGACGGACAACTATCTGAACGGCAAGTGCttcgccaacatcatcaagGAGGTGGCGAGCGACTTCGAGGAGAGCAAGTACCAGAACGCGGAGCTGCGCCTCTCGATCTACGGCAAATCGGCTGACGAGTGGTACAAGCTGGCCAAGTGGGCCATCGACGGTGACGTCTACTCGGATAACATCCGCTGGCTGATCCAGGTGCCGCGGCTCTA TGACATCTTCAAGACGAACAAACTGATGAGCTCGTTCCAGCAGATCCTGGACAACGTGTTCAAGCCACTGTTCGATGCGACCAACAACCCGAACCAGCACCCGGAGATCCACAAGTTCCTGCAGTACGTGATCGGGTTCGACTCGGTGGACGACGAGTCGAAGCCGGAGAACCCACTGTTCGACGGTGACGTCACGCCGCCCGGCCAGTGGACGGACGAGGAGAACCCACCGTACGCGTACTACATCTACTACATGTACGCCAACATGGCGGTGCTGAACAAGTTCCGGGCGAGCCGCGGCCTCAACACGTTCGTGCTGCGGCCGCACTGCGGCGAGGCGGGCCCGGTGCAGCACCTCGTCTGCGGTTACCTGATGGCGGAGAACATCTCGcacgggttgctgctgcgcaaGGTGCCGGTACTGCAGTACCTCTACTATCTCGCCCAGATCGGCATCGCCATGTCGCCGCTCTCGAACAACTCGCTCTTTCTCAACTACGACCGCAACCCATTCCCGGAGTATCTGGCGCGCGGTTTGGTGGTCTCGCTCTCGACCGACGATCCACTGCAGTTCCACTACACTaag GAACCCCTAATGGAGGAGTACAGCATTGCGGCCCAGGTGTGGAAGCTGAGCTCGTGCGATATGTGCGAGCTAGCACGGAACAGCGTACTGATGTCTGGCTTTCCGCACAAGATGAAGCAGCACTGGCTCGGGCCAAACTATACGCGCGAGGGTGTCGCCGGGAACGACATCACGCGCACCAACGTGCCGGACATACGCGTCGCCTTCCGTTACGAGTCGCTGCTCGACGAACTTGCCAACATCTTCAAGGTGAACAACGAACAAAAGATGCAGTATGCATCGCAGCAGTAA
- the LOC125949466 gene encoding AMP deaminase 2 isoform X2: MSARGMLLKCDLNSSFDQPEVPMSPRSPAILLNDYFSPEVLGNESPAGHHVQQQQPGQLSASGTVGASGGGGGAGVAGLSGGALSLSQEDIAGVLPNEISAPYEVPQFPIEQIEKKLQLQRQLNAKAMEQDRYSTAPEVHPEHEQLPFDEHDFVAHFQRVSISGEDTSGVPLDDLERASTLLVKALELREKYMRNSHQSFPQTTARFLKSTHSSGITHQERKSIADHPVNPPQSTQSPWVIEMPEDLNHTIRSVSGVFEVFPTDEPTTEPLPYQYPRLPDFVQDMQMMCSMIADGPLKSFCYRRLSYLYSKFQLHVLLNELRELASQKAVPHRDFYNIRKVDTHIHAASCMNQKHLLRFIKKTLKNCADEVVTVTKGTPMTLAQVFQSMNLTTYDLTVDMLDVHADRNTFHRFDKFNAKYNPIGESRLREVFLKTDNYLNGKCFANIIKEVASDFEESKYQNAELRLSIYGKSADEWYKLAKWAIDGDVYSDNIRWLIQVPRLYDIFKTNKLMSSFQQILDNVFKPLFDATNNPNQHPEIHKFLQYVIGFDSVDDESKPENPLFDGDVTPPGQWTDEENPPYAYYIYYMYANMAVLNKFRASRGLNTFVLRPHCGEAGPVQHLVCGYLMAENISHGLLLRKVPVLQYLYYLAQIGIAMSPLSNNSLFLNYDRNPFPEYLARGLVVSLSTDDPLQFHYTKEPLMEEYSIAAQVWKLSSCDMCELARNSVLMSGFPHKMKQHWLGPNYTREGVAGNDITRTNVPDIRVAFRYESLLDELANIFKVNNEQKMQYASQQ; the protein is encoded by the exons ATGAGTGCGCGCGGGATGCTGCTCAAGTGCGACCTCAACTCGTCGTTCGATCAGCCGGAAGTCCCCATGTCGCCCCGTTCACCGGCCATCCTGCTCAACGACTACTTCTCACCGGAAG tacTGGGCAATGAATCACCGGCCGGTCatcatgtgcagcagcagcaaccgggacAGCTCAGCGCCTCCGGGACGGTGGGtgccagcggtggcggcggtggtgctggtgtcgcAGGGCTCAGCGGTGGTGCGCTGAGCCTCTCGCAGGAGGACATTGCCGGTGTGCTGCCGAACGAGATTTCGGCCCCGTACGAGGTGCCCCAGTTCCCGATCGAGCAGATCGAGAAGAAGCTCCAGCTGCAGCGCCAGCTGAACGCCAA gGCCATGGAGCAGGACCGGTACTCGACGGCACCGGAGGTGCACCCGGAGCACGAGCAGCTACCGTTCGATGAGCACGACTTCGTGGCCCACTTCCAGCGCGTGTCGATCTCGGGCGAGGACACGAGCGGCGTACCGCTGGACGATCTCGAGCGGGCCTCCACCCTGCTGGTGAAGGCGCTCGAGCTGCGCGAGAAGTACATGCGCAACTCGCACCAATCGTTCCCGCAGACCACCGCCCGGTTCCTCAAGTCGACGCACTCGAGCGGTATCACGCACCAGGAGCGCAAATCGATCGCCG ATCATCCAGTGAATCCACCGCAAAGCACCCAGTCACCGTGGGTGATCGAGATGCCGGAGGATCTGAACCACACGATCCGCTCGGTCAGTGGCGTGTTCGAGGTGTTCCCAACGGACGAGCCGACGACCGAACCGCTACCATACCAGTATCCGCGGCTGCCCGACTTCGTGCAGGACATGCAGATGATGTGCTCGATGATTGCGGACGGGCCGCTCAAGTCGTTCTGCTATCGCCGGCTGAGCTACCTCTACTCGAAGTTCCAGCTGCACGTGCTGCTGAACGAGCTGCGCGAGCTGGCCTCGCAGAAGGCGGTCCCGCACCGGGACTTCTACAACATCCGCAAGGTGGACACGCACATCCACGCGGCCAGCTGCATGAACCAGAAGCACCTGCTGCGCTTCATCAAGAAAACGCTGAAGAACTGCGCGGACGAGGTCGTCACCGTGACCAAGGGCACACCGATGACGCTGGCGCAGGTGTTCCAGTCGATGAACCTGACCACGTACGACCTGACGGTCGACATGCTGGATGTGCACGCGGATCGCAACACCTTCCACCGCTTCGACAAGTTCAACGCGAAGTACAATCCGATCGGCGAGTCGCGGCTGCGGGAGGTTTTCCTCAAGACGGACAACTATCTGAACGGCAAGTGCttcgccaacatcatcaagGAGGTGGCGAGCGACTTCGAGGAGAGCAAGTACCAGAACGCGGAGCTGCGCCTCTCGATCTACGGCAAATCGGCTGACGAGTGGTACAAGCTGGCCAAGTGGGCCATCGACGGTGACGTCTACTCGGATAACATCCGCTGGCTGATCCAGGTGCCGCGGCTCTA TGACATCTTCAAGACGAACAAACTGATGAGCTCGTTCCAGCAGATCCTGGACAACGTGTTCAAGCCACTGTTCGATGCGACCAACAACCCGAACCAGCACCCGGAGATCCACAAGTTCCTGCAGTACGTGATCGGGTTCGACTCGGTGGACGACGAGTCGAAGCCGGAGAACCCACTGTTCGACGGTGACGTCACGCCGCCCGGCCAGTGGACGGACGAGGAGAACCCACCGTACGCGTACTACATCTACTACATGTACGCCAACATGGCGGTGCTGAACAAGTTCCGGGCGAGCCGCGGCCTCAACACGTTCGTGCTGCGGCCGCACTGCGGCGAGGCGGGCCCGGTGCAGCACCTCGTCTGCGGTTACCTGATGGCGGAGAACATCTCGcacgggttgctgctgcgcaaGGTGCCGGTACTGCAGTACCTCTACTATCTCGCCCAGATCGGCATCGCCATGTCGCCGCTCTCGAACAACTCGCTCTTTCTCAACTACGACCGCAACCCATTCCCGGAGTATCTGGCGCGCGGTTTGGTGGTCTCGCTCTCGACCGACGATCCACTGCAGTTCCACTACACTaag GAACCCCTAATGGAGGAGTACAGCATTGCGGCCCAGGTGTGGAAGCTGAGCTCGTGCGATATGTGCGAGCTAGCACGGAACAGCGTACTGATGTCTGGCTTTCCGCACAAGATGAAGCAGCACTGGCTCGGGCCAAACTATACGCGCGAGGGTGTCGCCGGGAACGACATCACGCGCACCAACGTGCCGGACATACGCGTCGCCTTCCGTTACGAGTCGCTGCTCGACGAACTTGCCAACATCTTCAAGGTGAACAACGAACAAAAGATGCAGTATGCATCGCAGCAGTAA
- the LOC125949466 gene encoding AMP deaminase 2 isoform X1 has protein sequence MHRYRPASGKREINFNKQDSRTVLQFLADQQLMEAMKQQRQSVVASGGDDDDDDDNVLGNESPAGHHVQQQQPGQLSASGTVGASGGGGGAGVAGLSGGALSLSQEDIAGVLPNEISAPYEVPQFPIEQIEKKLQLQRQLNAKAMEQDRYSTAPEVHPEHEQLPFDEHDFVAHFQRVSISGEDTSGVPLDDLERASTLLVKALELREKYMRNSHQSFPQTTARFLKSTHSSGITHQERKSIADHPVNPPQSTQSPWVIEMPEDLNHTIRSVSGVFEVFPTDEPTTEPLPYQYPRLPDFVQDMQMMCSMIADGPLKSFCYRRLSYLYSKFQLHVLLNELRELASQKAVPHRDFYNIRKVDTHIHAASCMNQKHLLRFIKKTLKNCADEVVTVTKGTPMTLAQVFQSMNLTTYDLTVDMLDVHADRNTFHRFDKFNAKYNPIGESRLREVFLKTDNYLNGKCFANIIKEVASDFEESKYQNAELRLSIYGKSADEWYKLAKWAIDGDVYSDNIRWLIQVPRLYDIFKTNKLMSSFQQILDNVFKPLFDATNNPNQHPEIHKFLQYVIGFDSVDDESKPENPLFDGDVTPPGQWTDEENPPYAYYIYYMYANMAVLNKFRASRGLNTFVLRPHCGEAGPVQHLVCGYLMAENISHGLLLRKVPVLQYLYYLAQIGIAMSPLSNNSLFLNYDRNPFPEYLARGLVVSLSTDDPLQFHYTKEPLMEEYSIAAQVWKLSSCDMCELARNSVLMSGFPHKMKQHWLGPNYTREGVAGNDITRTNVPDIRVAFRYESLLDELANIFKVNNEQKMQYASQQ, from the exons ATGCATCGCTACCGCCCAGCGAGTGGAAAGCGGGAGATCAACTTCAACAAGCAGGACTCCCGGACGGTGCTCCAGTTCCTGGCCGATCAGCAGCTGATGGAAgcgatgaagcagcagcgccagtCCGTTGTAGccagtggcggcgacgacgacgacgatgacgacaatg tacTGGGCAATGAATCACCGGCCGGTCatcatgtgcagcagcagcaaccgggacAGCTCAGCGCCTCCGGGACGGTGGGtgccagcggtggcggcggtggtgctggtgtcgcAGGGCTCAGCGGTGGTGCGCTGAGCCTCTCGCAGGAGGACATTGCCGGTGTGCTGCCGAACGAGATTTCGGCCCCGTACGAGGTGCCCCAGTTCCCGATCGAGCAGATCGAGAAGAAGCTCCAGCTGCAGCGCCAGCTGAACGCCAA gGCCATGGAGCAGGACCGGTACTCGACGGCACCGGAGGTGCACCCGGAGCACGAGCAGCTACCGTTCGATGAGCACGACTTCGTGGCCCACTTCCAGCGCGTGTCGATCTCGGGCGAGGACACGAGCGGCGTACCGCTGGACGATCTCGAGCGGGCCTCCACCCTGCTGGTGAAGGCGCTCGAGCTGCGCGAGAAGTACATGCGCAACTCGCACCAATCGTTCCCGCAGACCACCGCCCGGTTCCTCAAGTCGACGCACTCGAGCGGTATCACGCACCAGGAGCGCAAATCGATCGCCG ATCATCCAGTGAATCCACCGCAAAGCACCCAGTCACCGTGGGTGATCGAGATGCCGGAGGATCTGAACCACACGATCCGCTCGGTCAGTGGCGTGTTCGAGGTGTTCCCAACGGACGAGCCGACGACCGAACCGCTACCATACCAGTATCCGCGGCTGCCCGACTTCGTGCAGGACATGCAGATGATGTGCTCGATGATTGCGGACGGGCCGCTCAAGTCGTTCTGCTATCGCCGGCTGAGCTACCTCTACTCGAAGTTCCAGCTGCACGTGCTGCTGAACGAGCTGCGCGAGCTGGCCTCGCAGAAGGCGGTCCCGCACCGGGACTTCTACAACATCCGCAAGGTGGACACGCACATCCACGCGGCCAGCTGCATGAACCAGAAGCACCTGCTGCGCTTCATCAAGAAAACGCTGAAGAACTGCGCGGACGAGGTCGTCACCGTGACCAAGGGCACACCGATGACGCTGGCGCAGGTGTTCCAGTCGATGAACCTGACCACGTACGACCTGACGGTCGACATGCTGGATGTGCACGCGGATCGCAACACCTTCCACCGCTTCGACAAGTTCAACGCGAAGTACAATCCGATCGGCGAGTCGCGGCTGCGGGAGGTTTTCCTCAAGACGGACAACTATCTGAACGGCAAGTGCttcgccaacatcatcaagGAGGTGGCGAGCGACTTCGAGGAGAGCAAGTACCAGAACGCGGAGCTGCGCCTCTCGATCTACGGCAAATCGGCTGACGAGTGGTACAAGCTGGCCAAGTGGGCCATCGACGGTGACGTCTACTCGGATAACATCCGCTGGCTGATCCAGGTGCCGCGGCTCTA TGACATCTTCAAGACGAACAAACTGATGAGCTCGTTCCAGCAGATCCTGGACAACGTGTTCAAGCCACTGTTCGATGCGACCAACAACCCGAACCAGCACCCGGAGATCCACAAGTTCCTGCAGTACGTGATCGGGTTCGACTCGGTGGACGACGAGTCGAAGCCGGAGAACCCACTGTTCGACGGTGACGTCACGCCGCCCGGCCAGTGGACGGACGAGGAGAACCCACCGTACGCGTACTACATCTACTACATGTACGCCAACATGGCGGTGCTGAACAAGTTCCGGGCGAGCCGCGGCCTCAACACGTTCGTGCTGCGGCCGCACTGCGGCGAGGCGGGCCCGGTGCAGCACCTCGTCTGCGGTTACCTGATGGCGGAGAACATCTCGcacgggttgctgctgcgcaaGGTGCCGGTACTGCAGTACCTCTACTATCTCGCCCAGATCGGCATCGCCATGTCGCCGCTCTCGAACAACTCGCTCTTTCTCAACTACGACCGCAACCCATTCCCGGAGTATCTGGCGCGCGGTTTGGTGGTCTCGCTCTCGACCGACGATCCACTGCAGTTCCACTACACTaag GAACCCCTAATGGAGGAGTACAGCATTGCGGCCCAGGTGTGGAAGCTGAGCTCGTGCGATATGTGCGAGCTAGCACGGAACAGCGTACTGATGTCTGGCTTTCCGCACAAGATGAAGCAGCACTGGCTCGGGCCAAACTATACGCGCGAGGGTGTCGCCGGGAACGACATCACGCGCACCAACGTGCCGGACATACGCGTCGCCTTCCGTTACGAGTCGCTGCTCGACGAACTTGCCAACATCTTCAAGGTGAACAACGAACAAAAGATGCAGTATGCATCGCAGCAGTAA
- the LOC125949466 gene encoding AMP deaminase 2 isoform X4 — protein sequence MLGSASDTNKWLSELDLHRAMEQDRYSTAPEVHPEHEQLPFDEHDFVAHFQRVSISGEDTSGVPLDDLERASTLLVKALELREKYMRNSHQSFPQTTARFLKSTHSSGITHQERKSIADHPVNPPQSTQSPWVIEMPEDLNHTIRSVSGVFEVFPTDEPTTEPLPYQYPRLPDFVQDMQMMCSMIADGPLKSFCYRRLSYLYSKFQLHVLLNELRELASQKAVPHRDFYNIRKVDTHIHAASCMNQKHLLRFIKKTLKNCADEVVTVTKGTPMTLAQVFQSMNLTTYDLTVDMLDVHADRNTFHRFDKFNAKYNPIGESRLREVFLKTDNYLNGKCFANIIKEVASDFEESKYQNAELRLSIYGKSADEWYKLAKWAIDGDVYSDNIRWLIQVPRLYDIFKTNKLMSSFQQILDNVFKPLFDATNNPNQHPEIHKFLQYVIGFDSVDDESKPENPLFDGDVTPPGQWTDEENPPYAYYIYYMYANMAVLNKFRASRGLNTFVLRPHCGEAGPVQHLVCGYLMAENISHGLLLRKVPVLQYLYYLAQIGIAMSPLSNNSLFLNYDRNPFPEYLARGLVVSLSTDDPLQFHYTKEPLMEEYSIAAQVWKLSSCDMCELARNSVLMSGFPHKMKQHWLGPNYTREGVAGNDITRTNVPDIRVAFRYESLLDELANIFKVNNEQKMQYASQQ from the exons ATGCTCGGTAGCGCCAGTGACACGAACAAGTGGCTGTCCGAGCTGGACCTgcacag gGCCATGGAGCAGGACCGGTACTCGACGGCACCGGAGGTGCACCCGGAGCACGAGCAGCTACCGTTCGATGAGCACGACTTCGTGGCCCACTTCCAGCGCGTGTCGATCTCGGGCGAGGACACGAGCGGCGTACCGCTGGACGATCTCGAGCGGGCCTCCACCCTGCTGGTGAAGGCGCTCGAGCTGCGCGAGAAGTACATGCGCAACTCGCACCAATCGTTCCCGCAGACCACCGCCCGGTTCCTCAAGTCGACGCACTCGAGCGGTATCACGCACCAGGAGCGCAAATCGATCGCCG ATCATCCAGTGAATCCACCGCAAAGCACCCAGTCACCGTGGGTGATCGAGATGCCGGAGGATCTGAACCACACGATCCGCTCGGTCAGTGGCGTGTTCGAGGTGTTCCCAACGGACGAGCCGACGACCGAACCGCTACCATACCAGTATCCGCGGCTGCCCGACTTCGTGCAGGACATGCAGATGATGTGCTCGATGATTGCGGACGGGCCGCTCAAGTCGTTCTGCTATCGCCGGCTGAGCTACCTCTACTCGAAGTTCCAGCTGCACGTGCTGCTGAACGAGCTGCGCGAGCTGGCCTCGCAGAAGGCGGTCCCGCACCGGGACTTCTACAACATCCGCAAGGTGGACACGCACATCCACGCGGCCAGCTGCATGAACCAGAAGCACCTGCTGCGCTTCATCAAGAAAACGCTGAAGAACTGCGCGGACGAGGTCGTCACCGTGACCAAGGGCACACCGATGACGCTGGCGCAGGTGTTCCAGTCGATGAACCTGACCACGTACGACCTGACGGTCGACATGCTGGATGTGCACGCGGATCGCAACACCTTCCACCGCTTCGACAAGTTCAACGCGAAGTACAATCCGATCGGCGAGTCGCGGCTGCGGGAGGTTTTCCTCAAGACGGACAACTATCTGAACGGCAAGTGCttcgccaacatcatcaagGAGGTGGCGAGCGACTTCGAGGAGAGCAAGTACCAGAACGCGGAGCTGCGCCTCTCGATCTACGGCAAATCGGCTGACGAGTGGTACAAGCTGGCCAAGTGGGCCATCGACGGTGACGTCTACTCGGATAACATCCGCTGGCTGATCCAGGTGCCGCGGCTCTA TGACATCTTCAAGACGAACAAACTGATGAGCTCGTTCCAGCAGATCCTGGACAACGTGTTCAAGCCACTGTTCGATGCGACCAACAACCCGAACCAGCACCCGGAGATCCACAAGTTCCTGCAGTACGTGATCGGGTTCGACTCGGTGGACGACGAGTCGAAGCCGGAGAACCCACTGTTCGACGGTGACGTCACGCCGCCCGGCCAGTGGACGGACGAGGAGAACCCACCGTACGCGTACTACATCTACTACATGTACGCCAACATGGCGGTGCTGAACAAGTTCCGGGCGAGCCGCGGCCTCAACACGTTCGTGCTGCGGCCGCACTGCGGCGAGGCGGGCCCGGTGCAGCACCTCGTCTGCGGTTACCTGATGGCGGAGAACATCTCGcacgggttgctgctgcgcaaGGTGCCGGTACTGCAGTACCTCTACTATCTCGCCCAGATCGGCATCGCCATGTCGCCGCTCTCGAACAACTCGCTCTTTCTCAACTACGACCGCAACCCATTCCCGGAGTATCTGGCGCGCGGTTTGGTGGTCTCGCTCTCGACCGACGATCCACTGCAGTTCCACTACACTaag GAACCCCTAATGGAGGAGTACAGCATTGCGGCCCAGGTGTGGAAGCTGAGCTCGTGCGATATGTGCGAGCTAGCACGGAACAGCGTACTGATGTCTGGCTTTCCGCACAAGATGAAGCAGCACTGGCTCGGGCCAAACTATACGCGCGAGGGTGTCGCCGGGAACGACATCACGCGCACCAACGTGCCGGACATACGCGTCGCCTTCCGTTACGAGTCGCTGCTCGACGAACTTGCCAACATCTTCAAGGTGAACAACGAACAAAAGATGCAGTATGCATCGCAGCAGTAA